From the Mustelus asterias chromosome 14, sMusAst1.hap1.1, whole genome shotgun sequence genome, one window contains:
- the LOC144503808 gene encoding gamma-crystallin S-1-like has translation MSSFMMDLLSQIVFYEDRNFQGRHYECSTDCADLHSYFSRCNSIRVMSDWWVVYERPNYMGYQYVLSRGEYPDYQRWMGFNDNIRSCRSYPHYRGGNYRMRIYERPDFGGQMMEFMDDCPSVYDRSRYCDIHSSHVMDGYWIFYEQPNYRGRQYFMRPGEYRRYNDWGGYNSTIGSFRRMRDF, from the exons ATGTCCAGTTTTATGATGGACCTACTTTCTCAG ATCGTCTTTTACGAGGACAGGAACTTCCAGGGTCGGCACTATGAGTGCAGCACTGACTGCGCTGACCTGCACTCATACTTCAGTCGCTGTAACTCCATCCGTGTCATGAGTGACTGGTGGGTGGTGTACGAGAGACCCAATTACATGGGATACCAGTATGTTCTGAGCAGGGGAGAATATCCTGACTACCAGCGCTGGATGGGATTCAATGACAACATCAGGTCATGTCGCTCCTACCCACAC TACCGAGGTGGAAACTACAGAATGAGGATTTATGAGAGGCCTGACTTTGGGggacagatgatggaattcaTGGATGACTGTCCCTCTGTCTACGATCGCTCCCGTTACTGTGACATTCACTCCTCCCATGTGATGGACGGTTACTGGATCTTCTATGAACAGCCCAACTACAGAGGCCGACAGTACTTCATGAGACCCGGTGAATACAGGAGATACAATGACTGGGGCGGCTACAACTCAACTATCGGATCTTTCAGACGCATGAGAGATTTCTAG